From the genome of Populus alba chromosome 10, ASM523922v2, whole genome shotgun sequence, one region includes:
- the LOC118059897 gene encoding probable membrane-associated kinase regulator 4, translating into MAMNDLISYDYDDDDDGYIDLEVSSCSNFPSHSISSPPFPIEFEFQMSTVPLEKDTTTSPADELFYKGKLLPLHLPPRLQMVEKILEKSSSEYDHRKDTFEECFSTPLMTTATTPTSTSTPFESCNISPSESCCVSRELNPEEYFFEYSSEIGGFMDENPKKSWTKKLKLIKQSSLGSKLKASRAYFKSLFGKSSCSDDSCTVATKVADEVTVSKAKESLNKYERPSKKTPFGQIQKDKYQTSTTAMQNKQKITEDGSGRLHRRSFSMTIKRYPKNKSLSSSSSSDSSSSSSSSTSSNGAHRLPFLKRSSSAKYEIENPIQGAIAHCKQSQQLLHSRKTVNEANLFSLSASRISICDEQERPVLCRG; encoded by the coding sequence ATGGCCATGAACGACCTCATATCATACGactatgatgatgatgatgatggctaCATTGATCTGGAAGTAAGCTCATGCTCCAACTTCCCCTCCCACTCCATAAGCTCCCCTCCATTCCCAATAGAGTTCGAGTTCCAAATGTCCACAGTTCCACTAGAAAAGGACACCACAACTTCTCCGGCTGATGAGCTCTTCTACAAAGGCAAGCTCCTTCCCCTTCACCTTCCTCCACGTTTACAAATGGTTGAAAAAATCCTAGAAAAATCCAGCTCTGAATATGATCATAGAAAAGATACATTTGAAGAATGCTTTAGCACCCCACTAATGACAACTGCCACGACACCGACTTCAACCAGTACTCCATTTGAATCCTGCAATATTTCACCTTCCGAGTCTTGTTGTGTCAGTAGAGAATTAAATCCAGAGGAGTATTTCTTTGAGTATTCGAGTGAAATCGGTGGTTTCATGGATGAAAACCCAAAGAAGTCTTGGACCAAGAAGCTTAAGCTGATCAAACAGTCCTCGCTTGGTTCAAAACTGAAGGCATCCCGGGCTTACTTCAAGTCTTTGTTTGGTAAGTCTAGTTGCTCAGATGATTCATGTACAGTGGCTACAAAAGTTGCAGATGAAGTGACAGTTTCAAAAGCCAAAGAATCTTTGAACAAATATGAGAGGCCGTCAAAGAAGACGCCTTTTGGACAAATCCAGAAGGATAAATACCAAACGTCAACTACTGCAATgcagaacaaacaaaaaatcactgAGGACGGCAGTGGTCGCCTCCACAGGAGATCATTCTCCATGACCATCAAAAGGTATCCAAAAAACAAGTCTctatcatcttcatcatcatctgaCTCGTCATCATCGTCTTCAAGCTCGACTAGTTCAAACGGGGCTCACCGGTTGCCTTTTCTAAAGAGAAGCAGCAGTGCAAAATATGAGATTGAGAACCCAATCCAAGGAGCAATTGCACATTGCAAACAGTCTCAGCAGCTGCTCCATTCGAGGAAGACTGTAAATGAAGCCAATTTATTCTCATTATCAGCTTCCAGGATTTCCATATGTGACGAACAAGAAAGACCAGTTCTTTGCAGAGGCTGA
- the LOC118059899 gene encoding uncharacterized protein — translation MSWLRSAVSKAVEAGNKNNLTRAVKNYADSVVHQAGQAVSEGAKILQDRIGNRNYKSAKQTAKRLEEVAISCRGLERVLLLRRWLVVLKQFNKPSGGLSEDKQTSVDQNVGPDESKGSPRNRTLPMVLYYDSDVGGEPLTFWDVFLQSQALEGITTSMILEAPNEEEISLLLEVFRLCLTGGQEVHNAIVSSIQDLASAFASYQDEVLVKQEELLQFAQNAITGLKINVHLARIDAEAKVLRNKLDGIMHSQKPSSEDQEKVFDEKAKATIEALKEALAQIRICSRLEGLLLKKKTLNLGDSPDIHAQKVDKLKVLSESLASSTSKGEKRITDHRLQKEEALKVRVVKADEANEKEKEIVAEVSALEKQRDKLEAELKMVNASLAVANARLHDAREERDQFDEANNQIVEHLKTKEDEVSKTIAACKVEAAVLSTWLNFLEDTWLLQQSHTEAKEKQLNDELERHEDYFVKLAIHLLSEYKKELEPSISRIEKFVENLKNLSGGLEMASSADNEDSKELNPRKNLEEEYLDYEAKIITTFSVVDNMREQFYAQKGESSRKDDTTVKELFDDIEKLRVEFESIERPNLELEIPTPKADSTSEKPLGSPSHISTQNATTLKSNIDEHPKAPAVEADEVLDPAAELAKLESEFGKDARDYSTEEIGDWEFDELERELRSGDTATNS, via the exons atgtcGTGGTTGAGATCTGCTGTGAGCAAGGCAGTGGAAGCAGGGAACAAAAACAACCTGACTCGAGCCGTCAAAAACTACGCCGACTCCGTTGTTCACCAAGCCGGTCAAGCCGTCTCTGAAGGAGCCAAAATCTTGCAAGATCGTATA GGGAATAGGAATTATAAAAGTGCTAAGCAAACTGCTAAGAGATTAGAGGAGGTTGCAATCTCCTGTCGCGGCCTGGAGAGGGTTTTGTTGCTCAGAAGATGGTTGGTTGTGCTTAAACAATTCAATAAGCCATCAGGAGGTTTGTCTGAAGATAAACAGACATCCGTCGATCAAAATGTTGGCCCTGATGAATCAAAGGGAAGTCCAAGGAATCGCACACTGCCCATG GTTCTGTATTATGATTCTGATGTCGGGGGTGAACCATTGACTTTCTGGGATGTTTTTCTCCAAAGTCAAGCTCTAGAAGGAATAACAACGTCCATG ATTCTTGAAGCACCAAATGAGGAAGAAATTTCCTTGCTACTGGAGGTGTTTAG GCTCTGTCTAACTGGAGGACAAGAAGTTCATAATGCAATTGTGAGCAGTATACAGGATCTGGCTTCTGCTTTTGCAAGCTACCAAGATGAAGTGCTG GTGAAGCAGGAAGAATTGCTTCAGTTTGCTCAAAATGCCATTACAGGGTTGAAAATCAACGTCCATCTTGCAAG AATAGATGCTGAAGCTAAGGTTCTGAGGAACAAACTTGATGGAATTATGCATTCCCAGAAGCCATCAAGTGAAGATCAGGAAAAGGTGTTCGATGAAAAGGCCAAAGCAACTATAGAG GCACTGAAAGAAGCTCTTGCACAAATTCGAATTTGTTCCAGATTGGAAGGGCTTctgttgaaaaagaaaactttgAACTTGGGAGACTCTCCTGACATTCATGCTCAAAAG GTTGACAAGTTGAAGGTCTTATCAGAATCTCTTGCTAGCTCTACATCAAAAGGTGAAAAGCGCATCACAGATCACAG ATTGCAAAAAGAAGAGGCGCTGAAAGTTCGTGTTGTCAAAGCTGATGAAGCAAATGAAAAGGAGAAG GAAATAGTAGCTGAGGTATCAGCACTTGAAAAACAAAGGGACAAACTTGAAGCTGAATTGAAAATG GTCAATGCCTCCTTAGCTGTTGCAAATGCGCGCCTTCATGATGCCAGGGAAGAGAGGGACCAGTTTGATGAAGCTAACAATCAGATAGTTGAGCATTTGAAAACAAAG GAAGATGAGGTGTCAAAAACAATTGCTGCATGCAAGGTAGAAGCAGCTGTTCTCAGCACTTGGCTCAATTTTCTGGAAGATACTTGGCTTCTCCAGCAATCTCACACTGAAGCTAAGGAGAAGCAGCTCAA TGATGAGCTGGAGAGACACGAGGACTATTTTGTGAAGTTGGCTATTCATCTTCTCTCTGAGTACAAG AAAGAGTTGGAGCCTTCTATCAGCCGCATAGAGAAATTTGTGGAAAACCTAAAGAATTTAAGTGGAGG GTTGGAGATGGCATCTAGTGCAGATAATGAAGATTCTAAAGAATTAAACCCAAGGAAAAATCTTGAGGAGGAATATTTGGATTATGAAGCAAAG ATTATAACGACCTTCAGTGTAGTGGACAACATGAGAGAGCAGTTTTATGCTCAGAAAGGGGAAAGTTCTAG GAAGGATGATACTACGGTTAAAGAGCTATTTGATGATATTGAAAAGTTGAGAGTGGAATTCGAGTCCATTGAGAGACCAAATCTAGAATTGGAGATTCCGACCCCGAAGGCTGATTCTACATCTGAGAAGCCATTGGGAAGCCCATCCCACATCTCAACACAGAATGCGACTACTCTTAAATCCAATATAGATGAGCATCCCAAAGCACCTGCAGTAGAGGCAGATGAGGTGCTCGACCCTGCAGCAGAACTTGCAAAGTTAGAGTCAGAGTTTGGGAAAGATGCTCGGGACTACTCAACCGAGGAGATCGGTGACTGGGAGTTTGATGAGCTTGAAAGGGAATTGAGATCCGGTGATACAGCAACAAACAGCTAG